The Triticum aestivum cultivar Chinese Spring chromosome 7B, IWGSC CS RefSeq v2.1, whole genome shotgun sequence genome window below encodes:
- the LOC123160032 gene encoding uncharacterized protein, with protein MVAKADHPAWLLTAAEGYVGDRSNERTARGITSKGLSIKASFFPNRPPQPSKLWVHCPEAAVVQTPRVLYIAGDLILFRVPISSDPVPENRFFWPLDSDYFVYRADPNLRELKLLTDVHIRNFEDCQVGILPRGFHDYTIAALVVCPLTIDRFILHLFHSETSSWTSIVPPVVEPQEGFNIVIPTNTDLHRHDTSNVITIGGEYGTMGWVDLWRGILFCDVLCEKPTLRGIPLPLPMYHITGGDGMGLYLDRAMDCRGIAFINGCLKFVQLDISGSCLLQYIDGETGFPTLLVSDWAISSWTNKKMENSYKAWGDAECTVQASEVTIKSDMVSQPTGRLLLPSEDSVENPERKAAYLPHLVISDPSPSLDGDGVVYLIAREKLYHQKSWVLAVDMNSKTLRSVAPFGMVEDPCDSVVYCTSRSASNT; from the coding sequence ATGGTAGCCAAAGCCGACCACCCCGCCTGGCTCCTCACTGCGGCCGAAGGCTACGTCGGTGACCGGTCCAACGAGAGGACCGCCAGAGGCATCACGAGTAAGGGCCTGAGCATCAAGGCGTCTTTTTTCCCCAACCGCCCGCCACAACCATCAAAGCTGTGGGTGCACTGCCCAGAGGCCGCGGTCGTCCAGACTCCCCGTGTCCTCTACATCGCCGGTGACCTGATCCTCTTCCGGGTCCCCATCTCTTCCGATCCTGTCCCAGAAAACCGTTTCTTTTGGCCGCTGGATAGCGACTATTTCGTCTACCGCGCTGACCCCAATTTGCGAGAGCTCAAGCTCCTCACCGACGTGCACATCAGAAATTTCGAAGACTGTCAGGTTGGTATTCTTCCCCGTGGTTTCCACGACTACACCATCGCCGCGCTGGTTGTTTGTCCTCTCACCATCGACAGGTTTATACTCCATTTGTTCCACTCGGAGACATCTAGCTGGACCTCCATCGTGCCGCCTGTGGTGGAGCCACAGGAGGGCTTCAATATTGTCATCCCCACTAACACGGATCTTCATCGCCATGATACTTCCAACGTTATCACAATCGGTGGTGAGTACGGCACCATGGGTTGGGTCGATCTCTGGCGAGGCATCCTGTTTTGTGATGTGCTGTGTGAGAAGCCAACTCTCCGTGGAATACCATTGCCGCTGCCGATGTATCATATCACAGGCGGCGATGGGATGGGATTATATTTAGACCGTGCAATGGATTGCCGAGGCATTGCCTTCATCAATGGCTGTCTCAAGTTCGTCCAACTGGACATCAGCGGCTCTTGCCTCTTACAGTACATAGACGGGGAAACAGGGTTTCCAACTTTGCTGGTGTCTGACTGGGCGATCTCCTCATGGACCAATAAGAAGATGGAGAATTCTTACAAAGCTTGGGGGGATGCTGAATGCACGGTCCAAGCTTCTGAGGTCACAATCAAAAGCGACATGGTTTCACAACCGACTGGAAGGCTGCTGCTGCCATCAGAGGATAGTGTTGAGAACCCAGAACGAAAGGCAGCCTACTTACCGCACCTTGTGATCTCTGACCCCTCTCCGAGCTTGGATGGTGATGGCGTTGTTTACCTAATTGCCAGGGAGAAATTATATCACCAAAAGTCATGGGTCCTTGCTGTTGACATGAATAGCAAGACGCTGCGAAGTGTTGCTCCCTTTGGCATGGTAGAAGACCCATGTGATTCTGTCGTGTATTGCACTAGCAGGTCTGCCTCCAATACTTGA